A window of the Bdellovibrio svalbardensis genome harbors these coding sequences:
- a CDS encoding ATP-binding cassette domain-containing protein — MSYVENLRRDYGDFKVEIPQWEILDEGVTVLWGPSGSGKTSVFRVLLGLEACPSMKWSFQGVDLAKLKTPQKKLGVVFQTLDLFPHMTAKENILFAARARKVSEEKSRNRLKELASILKMESFLERPASVLSGGERQRVAIARAIMGEPRLLLLDEPFSALDQELREESRRLLKQVIEVEKIPTLLVTHDQKDVDMLANKVSTIRNGKIVEEVRLS; from the coding sequence GTGTCCTACGTCGAAAATTTGCGCCGTGATTATGGAGACTTCAAAGTTGAAATTCCTCAATGGGAAATTCTCGATGAGGGAGTGACCGTTCTGTGGGGGCCGTCAGGCTCCGGGAAAACTTCAGTATTCAGAGTTCTTTTGGGATTGGAAGCCTGCCCTTCTATGAAGTGGTCATTTCAAGGGGTGGACCTTGCGAAGTTGAAGACCCCACAGAAAAAATTGGGAGTGGTCTTTCAAACTTTGGATCTTTTCCCACATATGACCGCGAAAGAGAACATCCTATTTGCCGCCCGCGCGCGCAAAGTGAGTGAAGAGAAATCTCGCAATCGTCTTAAAGAGCTCGCATCGATCTTGAAAATGGAATCTTTTCTGGAAAGACCCGCCAGCGTTCTTTCAGGTGGTGAAAGACAGCGTGTGGCTATTGCCCGGGCGATTATGGGTGAGCCGCGTTTGTTGCTTCTGGATGAGCCCTTTTCGGCGTTAGATCAGGAACTGCGGGAGGAAAGTCGTCGTTTGCTCAAACAAGTCATCGAAGTGGAGAAAATTCCGACTTTGCTGGTGACCCATGATCAAAAAGATGTGGATATGTTGGCGAATAAAGTCAGCACTATACGTAATGGTAAGATCGTTGAAGAAGTGCGGCTGAGCTAA
- the nth gene encoding endonuclease III, with translation MATAKKTPLKKSKAAPQKAAVKKTPVKKTSAKKAVKVAPKITKKSGPKKSSLKMAPKKAPILPTLALLKRYYPDAHCALNFTNPWELLVATALSAQCTDERVNLTTPALFKRCPTPQAMVKTPVEEIEKLIHSCGFYKNKAKNLKSCAAALVEKYQGEVPQNLEALVELGGVGRKTANVVLGNAFGIPSGVVVDTHVGRLSYRLGWVDTENPVLIERELMEEVPKEDWIMLSHYLISHGRAVCKARKPDCSHCFLEETCPKKGV, from the coding sequence ATGGCGACAGCTAAAAAAACGCCCCTCAAAAAAAGCAAGGCAGCCCCTCAGAAGGCTGCTGTTAAGAAGACGCCCGTAAAAAAGACGTCAGCCAAGAAGGCCGTAAAAGTCGCGCCGAAAATCACAAAAAAATCTGGTCCCAAGAAGTCGAGCCTGAAGATGGCCCCCAAAAAAGCACCGATTCTTCCGACTTTGGCACTCTTAAAACGATATTATCCTGATGCTCATTGCGCCTTGAACTTCACCAATCCGTGGGAGCTTTTAGTGGCCACAGCACTGTCTGCGCAGTGCACGGATGAACGCGTGAATTTGACGACACCGGCTCTTTTCAAACGATGCCCGACACCGCAGGCAATGGTGAAGACTCCTGTTGAAGAGATTGAAAAACTGATTCACTCCTGTGGGTTCTATAAAAATAAAGCGAAGAATTTGAAATCCTGTGCGGCGGCTTTGGTGGAAAAATATCAAGGCGAAGTCCCTCAAAATCTCGAGGCTTTGGTCGAGCTGGGGGGCGTAGGCAGAAAGACGGCGAATGTGGTGCTTGGCAACGCCTTCGGTATTCCAAGCGGGGTAGTTGTCGACACCCATGTCGGTCGCTTGTCATATCGTTTGGGCTGGGTGGACACAGAAAACCCTGTCCTGATTGAACGCGAGTTGATGGAAGAAGTTCCCAAGGAAGATTGGATCATGCTATCGCATTATTTGATCTCTCATGGTCGAGCTGTCTGTAAGGCGAGAAAACCTGATTGCAGTCATTGCTTTCTAGAGGAGACTTGCCCTAAGAAGGGTGTCTAG
- a CDS encoding DoxX family membrane protein, protein MFISFFESVKYVGHLLPISFLRIFLGYYYLEQALQKFRGDFLTRPRVADQIAEWLPASHAPNWFKIFASSQMIPNWQTVAFIILGIEFAVAISYIIGYVVRPVALLGVLLCVTMLFISGPGHEDLYKTFLAIHLILAWVGAGRCLGLDYYFFKRRRGIWW, encoded by the coding sequence ATGTTTATTTCATTCTTTGAGAGCGTTAAATACGTAGGCCATCTTCTTCCGATTTCTTTCTTAAGAATTTTCTTGGGCTATTACTATCTTGAACAAGCATTGCAAAAATTCCGTGGCGATTTCTTAACTCGTCCAAGAGTTGCGGATCAAATCGCCGAGTGGCTGCCAGCAAGTCATGCACCGAACTGGTTCAAGATTTTTGCAAGCTCACAAATGATTCCGAATTGGCAAACAGTGGCTTTTATTATTTTGGGAATTGAGTTTGCAGTCGCGATTTCCTATATCATCGGCTACGTTGTGCGTCCGGTGGCGCTCTTGGGGGTTCTTCTTTGTGTGACGATGCTCTTTATTTCTGGGCCTGGTCATGAAGATCTTTATAAGACATTTTTGGCGATTCATTTGATCTTGGCGTGGGTAGGAGCGGGTCGCTGCTTGGGCCTTGACTACTATTTCTTTAAACGTCGTCGCGGCATCTGGTGGTAG
- a CDS encoding GNAT family N-acetyltransferase, with the protein MEGPRSPREAELPHVLDFLTKNLRSEAPWSIAAEYPTALTSNNIHNMRIIADEDRVVSHAVMKPLIIKSPHVIYKVGAIGSVVTDDKHRGQGLSTQIINDCLKSATEQSCDIAILWTDLFDFYRRMGFELAGSEISFVIEENFDVPPINLRFSTDPKVSPDAIYRLYSSHSVNSVRTIEETRKFLAIPETKVYTAWEPNGQLAAYAIEGKGIDLGGYIHEWGGSVSKLMALFSFIRVQKNQPFTVICPRHATNLIEQMQRKPVTMNQGFLGMIKLVNFDQLAAKIKRAFRAEGVSDIVLEKHPDHFLFGIGQDLYTINNETDMVRLLFGPIDYRAIGIFKEETVQKFEKIFPLALWIWGWDSI; encoded by the coding sequence ATGGAAGGACCTCGTTCGCCGCGGGAAGCTGAGTTGCCGCATGTTTTGGATTTTCTCACAAAAAATTTAAGATCAGAAGCTCCGTGGTCCATTGCCGCCGAGTACCCGACAGCCCTCACCTCAAATAATATCCATAATATGCGTATCATCGCCGACGAAGACCGCGTGGTTTCGCATGCAGTGATGAAGCCGCTTATTATTAAATCACCTCATGTTATTTACAAAGTTGGCGCCATCGGGTCGGTCGTCACTGACGACAAACACCGTGGTCAGGGTTTGAGCACACAGATTATCAATGACTGCTTAAAATCCGCGACCGAGCAATCCTGCGACATTGCGATTTTATGGACTGATCTTTTCGATTTCTATCGTCGTATGGGTTTTGAACTTGCGGGCAGCGAAATCAGCTTTGTCATCGAAGAAAACTTCGACGTCCCACCGATCAATTTGCGCTTCTCTACGGATCCCAAAGTCTCTCCAGATGCAATCTATCGCCTCTACTCATCACACTCCGTAAACTCAGTTCGCACCATTGAAGAAACCAGAAAATTTCTGGCGATTCCTGAAACGAAGGTTTACACCGCGTGGGAACCGAATGGCCAACTGGCAGCTTATGCGATTGAAGGCAAAGGTATTGATTTGGGAGGCTACATCCATGAATGGGGTGGCTCTGTTTCCAAATTGATGGCTCTTTTCAGTTTTATTCGCGTACAGAAAAATCAACCTTTCACAGTAATCTGCCCTCGTCATGCGACGAATTTAATCGAGCAAATGCAAAGAAAGCCTGTGACCATGAATCAAGGCTTCCTGGGCATGATCAAGCTGGTAAACTTTGATCAATTGGCTGCGAAAATCAAAAGAGCTTTCCGCGCCGAAGGTGTAAGCGATATCGTTTTGGAAAAACATCCAGATCACTTCTTGTTCGGAATTGGTCAGGATCTTTACACCATCAACAATGAAACAGATATGGTTCGCCTGTTATTTGGCCCTATCGACTATCGTGCGATCGGAATCTTTAAAGAAGAAACTGTGCAAAAGTTTGAAAAAATCTTTCCACTCGCCCTATGGATTTGGGGATGGGATTCAATATGA
- a CDS encoding thiamine ABC transporter substrate-binding protein codes for MRHFILFIAVIFLGLFLAVLNRTEQGKVIGGQPTLRVFGYSSFTGRWGPGPLLKEAFEKNCKCKVEFIEGSDSGILLQRLRIEGESLGADLVVGLDQFDLSKAMDEQKWRSLSLGKLDVYETVKPALSNNFFVPYDWGALTFVARRGELNHVPVTLDDLLSSELSKKIALQDPRTSSPGMQFLYWVVRSKGEEEGFKFLEKMMGQVHSFSPTWSTAYGLFTNKQAKIAYSYVTSPLYHEIEEKKKDYFAISFTEPLPVQFEFVGIPEFCRHCDLAEQFVNLMLSNEGQKIIMEKNYMLPVMKGVRENSVFANLPPMKTMDKFEILSTTEVDRLLKRWTEIRRGELN; via the coding sequence ATGAGACATTTTATACTTTTCATCGCAGTGATCTTCTTGGGTCTTTTTCTTGCGGTTTTAAATAGAACAGAACAAGGCAAAGTTATTGGCGGACAGCCGACTTTGCGTGTCTTTGGATATTCTTCTTTTACCGGTCGCTGGGGACCGGGGCCTTTGTTAAAAGAAGCCTTTGAGAAAAATTGTAAATGCAAAGTGGAGTTCATTGAAGGCAGTGACTCTGGAATTCTTTTGCAAAGACTGCGCATTGAAGGTGAAAGCCTGGGGGCGGATCTCGTTGTCGGCTTGGATCAATTCGATCTTTCCAAGGCCATGGATGAACAAAAATGGCGCAGCCTCAGTCTTGGCAAGCTTGATGTTTATGAAACCGTGAAGCCCGCCCTTTCAAACAACTTCTTTGTTCCCTATGACTGGGGAGCTTTGACCTTTGTGGCCCGTCGAGGCGAGCTGAATCATGTGCCAGTTACTTTGGACGATTTGCTTTCTTCTGAATTGAGTAAAAAAATTGCCCTTCAAGATCCACGGACCAGTTCGCCGGGCATGCAGTTCCTTTACTGGGTCGTGCGTTCTAAAGGTGAAGAAGAAGGCTTTAAGTTCTTAGAGAAAATGATGGGGCAAGTCCACAGCTTTTCACCAACCTGGTCGACGGCTTATGGTCTTTTCACCAACAAGCAAGCCAAGATTGCTTACTCGTATGTGACTTCGCCGCTGTATCATGAAATTGAGGAGAAAAAGAAAGACTACTTCGCGATCTCATTCACTGAACCGTTGCCGGTGCAGTTTGAATTTGTGGGGATTCCTGAATTTTGTCGTCACTGTGACTTGGCTGAACAGTTTGTGAATCTGATGCTTTCCAATGAAGGTCAAAAGATCATCATGGAAAAGAACTATATGTTGCCGGTCATGAAAGGCGTTCGCGAGAATTCAGTATTTGCGAATCTTCCACCGATGAAAACAATGGACAAGTTTGAGATCCTTTCAACGACAGAAGTAGATCGTCTGTTGAAGCGTTGGACGGAAATTCGCCGAGGCGAGCTCAATTGA
- a CDS encoding ATP-binding protein encodes MTLRLRIFLFNLISVFLATFVVAIIGLKIVESTVVDSTYERLTQIRIAKTTAIENYFRDLQMAINLIASHELTDDLLGSNKPDGQPEFRRLLDNYVLDFNIYDMALINPTGRILYTTRKDIEDGVSIYKGINPASKLKDLFTWANKAQEGSTLFLDFDKDIINPKITTGFVASPIYRHGKFLGAVVLKISISEIDRITSDNFAWATHGMGQTGETLIYGEDWSLRNTGRFRVESGMSNGSEKEPDVLSSNRGDEDIKKIENLSEVRELGVDYRGQKVIRSIGKIYLPNGELWYIQSKIDESEAFAVLDRIAIASSAAAVLIFILFFFATFAATGKVVEPIQLLTDRLEKLGTSNLTQKINYQSKDEIGLLVTKYNQLADRLETTTVSKEFLDSVIQSIKAFLFIVKVSHHDDWRQASYMISQANEAALKLLGLTSQQVAKIDLKTLIHSQEDFRNYTWLLQTRHSIEAEIVNHEGHRVPILMNWAALPNRTSKDLTFVFVCTDITDRIQAENALIEAREQAVKASQAKSEFLARMSHEIRTPLNAIIGITDILGESDLKEDQAQLVKVCANAGENLLSLINDILDISKIEAREVRLEKIAFDLEATTKNICDILKQKANEKNLNFSLKVNLGSTASHMVIGDPTRLRQILFNLIGNAIKFTQVGEISITVDFENGDGKFVRFAIHDTGTGIPEDKQHLLFQNFVQADSSITRKFGGSGLGLTISKNLVELMGGRIWFTSKENKGSTFFFTIPYVATEAAEVARIYEAPPEPTVSEKEIGRNARILVVDDTEDNRFLLLTYLKKYPFDVVQAENGQIAVDRATQENFDLILMDIQMPVMDGYVATQMIRAWEKKHNKKSIPIIAVSANAMAEDVQKSLEAGCTEHLTKPVKKTALLEMVQRYTI; translated from the coding sequence ATGACTTTACGCCTCAGGATCTTTTTATTTAATCTCATCTCGGTCTTTCTTGCGACCTTCGTTGTTGCCATTATTGGCCTCAAGATCGTTGAATCGACCGTGGTTGATAGTACTTACGAGCGCTTAACTCAGATCCGTATTGCTAAAACCACTGCCATTGAAAACTACTTCCGTGACCTGCAAATGGCGATCAATCTTATTGCCTCTCACGAACTGACCGACGATCTTTTGGGTTCCAACAAACCAGATGGCCAACCGGAGTTCCGCCGCCTTCTCGACAACTATGTTTTGGATTTTAATATCTACGACATGGCCTTGATCAATCCGACGGGAAGAATACTCTACACCACCCGCAAAGACATTGAAGACGGCGTTTCCATTTACAAGGGAATCAATCCGGCAAGTAAACTGAAAGACCTCTTCACCTGGGCCAACAAAGCACAAGAGGGCTCCACCCTCTTTTTGGATTTCGACAAAGATATCATCAATCCGAAGATCACAACCGGGTTTGTCGCCTCACCTATTTACCGTCACGGAAAATTTCTTGGCGCTGTCGTTTTAAAAATTTCGATCTCAGAAATCGACCGCATCACCAGCGACAACTTTGCCTGGGCCACCCACGGCATGGGGCAAACCGGTGAGACCCTGATCTACGGCGAAGACTGGAGCTTGCGCAATACCGGTCGTTTCAGAGTTGAAAGTGGAATGAGCAATGGCTCTGAAAAAGAACCCGATGTCCTTTCCAGCAATCGTGGTGACGAAGATATCAAAAAAATTGAAAACCTCAGCGAGGTTCGCGAACTCGGAGTCGACTATCGCGGGCAAAAAGTCATTCGTTCGATCGGCAAGATCTATCTACCGAACGGAGAGCTTTGGTACATCCAAAGTAAAATTGATGAAAGCGAAGCATTTGCGGTTCTGGATCGCATCGCCATCGCTTCCAGCGCTGCTGCGGTCCTGATCTTTATCCTGTTCTTCTTCGCGACCTTCGCGGCCACGGGCAAAGTGGTTGAGCCGATCCAATTGCTGACAGATCGTCTTGAAAAACTGGGTACCAGCAATCTGACTCAGAAAATCAATTATCAATCGAAAGACGAAATTGGCTTGCTGGTCACTAAATACAATCAGCTTGCCGACCGCTTGGAAACCACGACAGTTTCCAAAGAGTTCCTGGACAGCGTCATCCAATCCATCAAAGCGTTCCTCTTCATCGTCAAAGTCAGCCACCATGACGATTGGAGACAAGCTTCGTATATGATTTCCCAGGCCAATGAAGCGGCCCTCAAGCTTCTGGGTCTGACTTCTCAGCAAGTGGCTAAAATCGATCTAAAGACATTGATCCATTCTCAAGAAGATTTCAGAAATTACACTTGGCTTCTACAAACCCGCCACAGTATTGAAGCTGAAATCGTCAATCACGAAGGTCATCGCGTCCCGATTTTGATGAATTGGGCGGCGTTACCAAACCGCACCAGCAAAGATTTGACCTTCGTTTTTGTCTGCACAGATATCACGGATCGCATCCAGGCCGAGAACGCCTTGATTGAAGCCCGCGAACAGGCGGTAAAAGCCTCGCAGGCAAAATCAGAATTCCTGGCTCGCATGAGTCATGAGATCAGAACTCCGCTGAATGCCATCATCGGTATTACGGATATTCTGGGAGAATCAGATTTGAAAGAGGATCAGGCTCAGCTCGTAAAAGTATGCGCCAATGCCGGTGAAAATCTTCTTTCTCTTATCAATGATATTTTGGATATTTCAAAAATTGAAGCGCGTGAAGTTCGACTTGAGAAAATTGCTTTTGACCTCGAAGCGACGACAAAAAATATTTGCGATATCCTAAAACAAAAAGCGAATGAGAAAAATCTCAACTTCTCGTTAAAAGTAAATCTGGGCAGTACGGCTTCTCACATGGTGATCGGTGATCCGACTCGCCTTCGTCAGATTCTTTTCAACCTTATCGGTAATGCGATCAAATTTACCCAAGTGGGAGAAATTTCCATCACCGTGGATTTTGAAAATGGTGACGGCAAATTTGTCCGTTTCGCCATTCATGATACCGGAACAGGCATCCCCGAAGACAAACAGCACTTGTTGTTTCAAAATTTCGTCCAAGCAGACAGTTCTATCACCCGCAAATTTGGCGGCAGCGGCTTAGGACTGACCATTTCCAAGAATCTCGTGGAACTGATGGGCGGCCGCATCTGGTTCACCAGCAAAGAGAACAAAGGAAGCACCTTCTTCTTCACGATTCCCTATGTGGCGACCGAAGCCGCTGAAGTGGCACGCATCTACGAAGCACCTCCGGAGCCGACAGTTTCCGAAAAAGAAATTGGCCGAAATGCACGCATCCTTGTGGTGGACGACACTGAAGACAATCGCTTTTTGCTCCTCACTTACCTTAAGAAATATCCGTTTGATGTCGTCCAGGCAGAAAATGGACAAATTGCCGTGGATCGAGCTACACAAGAAAATTTTGACCTTATCCTCATGGACATTCAAATGCCGGTGATGGATGGCTACGTCGCAACTCAAATGATTCGCGCATGGGAAAAGAAGCACAATAAGAAAAGCATTCCTATTATAGCGGTCAGCGCAAATGCGATGGCAGAAGATGTTCAAAAATCTTTGGAAGCTGGCTGCACTGAGCACCTCACAAAACCGGTTAAAAAAACGGCTTTGTTAGAAATGGTGCAACGTTATACGATCTAG
- a CDS encoding response regulator: MLTFWRNLSVAKKLYTVVGVMAFLVALELLTLLFAMSTLSTLRAFASGESTWSKAQKSSIHSLHLYILTQDEKYYQAFKSYLIPVMGDRRSRQELMKPNFNRDVVVQGFREGGVAETDIPRVITLITRFHNAPYLRDAIQYWNESDAKIDTLIASAEKVREKVNSGGISRQEADRFLAETSEINNQATVLAEAFSRVLGEGSRWLENMLMMGLFFAVLTVESTGLILTIAFNRNLSRSLGEINQAAKNLGEGNLSTSPLIPVRSNDELGQLAMTLNKMSMDLEKNIGQRVRAENASQVKTLFLANMSHEIRTPLGVIIGMTEIIKDPNLPESERMKYIKIIESTGKNLTGIINDILDITKVESGHLQIQRSNFDLDELLTEVADMMKMKADEQRNRFEVIKDSNLSAEVFTDRNRLQQILINLVNNAIKFTQDGVVQVRYGKQNNSIYFDVIDSGIGIPEESKKDLFQAFAQIDSSTTRKYEGTGLGLVLSKKIAQAMNGDVILLSSTLGKGSTFRVVLSAASNGTIESTSMASKSAAGLPSGFAGASTPSNSADQKQIEGKRILIVDDSSDNRLLIELYLKKKGVISDFADNGAVAVEKALANSYDIILMDMQMPVMDGYTATKTLREKGFTKPIIALTAHAMAEDRNRCLEAGCNDYLTKPVDSLKLYSTVHSYVVS, from the coding sequence ATGCTTACATTCTGGCGCAATTTATCTGTAGCAAAAAAACTCTATACGGTGGTTGGAGTTATGGCCTTTTTGGTCGCTCTGGAACTTCTCACTTTGTTGTTCGCAATGAGCACACTCTCAACTTTGCGAGCCTTCGCCAGTGGAGAAAGCACCTGGTCCAAAGCTCAAAAAAGCTCTATTCACAGTTTGCATCTTTATATCCTCACCCAAGATGAAAAATACTATCAGGCCTTCAAAAGCTATTTAATACCGGTGATGGGAGATCGAAGATCTCGCCAAGAGCTCATGAAGCCAAATTTTAATCGCGATGTGGTCGTCCAAGGGTTTCGCGAAGGGGGTGTTGCAGAGACTGACATCCCTCGTGTCATTACCTTGATAACACGCTTTCACAATGCACCTTACTTGCGCGATGCCATTCAATACTGGAACGAGTCTGACGCCAAGATCGACACACTCATTGCGAGCGCCGAGAAGGTTCGCGAAAAAGTCAATTCTGGCGGAATCTCTCGCCAGGAAGCTGACCGCTTTCTTGCAGAAACTTCCGAGATCAACAATCAGGCCACGGTGTTGGCGGAGGCTTTCTCGCGGGTCCTCGGCGAAGGCTCCCGCTGGCTAGAGAACATGTTAATGATGGGTTTATTTTTCGCGGTTCTCACCGTTGAATCCACTGGTTTAATCCTCACTATCGCGTTCAACAGAAATCTCAGCCGAAGCCTTGGTGAAATCAATCAAGCGGCCAAAAATCTCGGAGAAGGCAATCTTTCCACGTCCCCCCTGATTCCAGTCCGTTCCAACGATGAGCTGGGGCAACTGGCAATGACCTTAAATAAGATGAGTATGGATCTGGAAAAAAACATTGGCCAGCGCGTGCGCGCGGAAAATGCCAGCCAGGTGAAAACTTTATTCTTAGCCAACATGAGCCATGAGATCCGAACTCCTCTGGGGGTTATCATTGGCATGACCGAAATTATCAAAGACCCCAATCTTCCCGAGTCAGAGCGAATGAAGTACATCAAGATCATTGAAAGTACTGGCAAGAACCTCACGGGAATCATTAACGACATTCTCGACATCACCAAAGTGGAATCAGGTCATTTGCAAATTCAAAGAAGTAACTTCGATCTTGATGAATTACTTACTGAAGTTGCTGATATGATGAAGATGAAGGCCGATGAGCAGAGAAACCGCTTCGAAGTCATCAAAGATTCGAATCTGTCTGCCGAGGTTTTCACAGATCGAAACCGCCTTCAGCAGATTCTAATTAACCTGGTCAACAATGCGATCAAGTTCACTCAAGATGGCGTCGTGCAAGTTCGCTATGGCAAACAGAACAATTCAATCTACTTTGATGTTATTGATTCTGGCATTGGCATCCCTGAAGAATCAAAAAAGGACTTGTTCCAGGCCTTTGCCCAAATCGACTCTTCTACCACTCGAAAATATGAGGGGACTGGTTTGGGACTGGTTCTTTCGAAAAAAATCGCCCAGGCCATGAATGGGGATGTCATTCTTCTTTCCAGCACGCTGGGCAAGGGCTCGACGTTCCGAGTGGTTCTTTCCGCAGCTTCGAATGGCACTATTGAATCCACTTCTATGGCATCAAAAAGCGCGGCCGGCCTGCCCTCCGGTTTCGCCGGAGCAAGTACTCCATCAAATTCTGCCGATCAGAAGCAAATTGAAGGGAAAAGAATTCTGATCGTCGACGATTCCAGCGACAATCGCCTCCTGATCGAATTGTATCTCAAGAAAAAAGGCGTGATTTCTGACTTTGCAGACAATGGTGCCGTGGCTGTGGAAAAGGCCCTGGCAAATTCCTATGACATCATTCTGATGGATATGCAGATGCCCGTCATGGACGGCTATACAGCGACAAAAACTTTGCGAGAAAAAGGTTTTACAAAACCCATCATTGCATTGACCGCTCATGCCATGGCTGAGGATCGCAATCGCTGTCTGGAAGCGGGCTGCAACGACTATCTCACAAAACCAGTTGATTCCTTAAAACTGTACTCGACTGTGCATAGTTATGTTGTGAGTTAG
- a CDS encoding ferredoxin: MAEKSQSWKENKPGKVFVDQSCIACDACVLTAPKNFAMHEEDGHAYVSQQPSTPEEEALCKEAMEGCPVEAIGNDGDS; this comes from the coding sequence ATGGCTGAGAAAAGTCAGAGCTGGAAAGAAAATAAACCAGGTAAAGTATTTGTCGATCAATCTTGCATTGCTTGCGATGCCTGCGTGCTAACGGCTCCTAAGAATTTTGCTATGCATGAGGAAGACGGCCACGCCTACGTATCTCAACAACCATCCACTCCTGAAGAGGAAGCTCTTTGCAAAGAGGCGATGGAAGGTTGTCCAGTAGAAGCTATCGGCAACGATGGCGACAGCTAA
- a CDS encoding ABC transporter permease, whose amino-acid sequence MNSRNLLRIGLVLFLLFPFIFLVTQFRFHGMPDWGELRWAFKNSLLQAFFSALVSMIFGFWAALGLLSFTNHNRRHWRMILEILCLLPNFLPPIFILLATLNVIDPFPMGIAGIVIIHTIMNFGLVAVLLAGLIENKVGGVVELAYVEGASRSTFLFKGLLPMIKKDLWLLALFIFVVCFGSFSVPLIVGGGKGTTVEVLIYEKIRLSSDWGDAVFLAFLQSSFIFLLSYVAGKGKGTNRTRVANLNLIRMPTGMAIIIGISLLYLLGYVQGFIAGLGMISTFYDVQSAILWNFLGSLLVGLSVGALCYGGLMLIAFLWPKQWFEKFLNGYVAPSTSLACFALLILGPNEGLFPFFKIPIALTILSLNGLFRMGWDGELHSLQSQMTVAYSMGASSKQIFKEILFPQLSARAGILAGIASIWACGDFAVSRILAHRDLSIAMMTETLMSSYRLNQATVLSLLIVIAGLICFAACVGGSRVLRRKFAP is encoded by the coding sequence TTGAATAGCCGAAATCTTCTTCGCATTGGCTTAGTTCTGTTTTTGCTGTTTCCTTTCATTTTCCTGGTTACGCAATTTCGTTTCCATGGGATGCCGGACTGGGGAGAACTGCGCTGGGCATTTAAAAACAGTCTCTTGCAGGCTTTCTTCTCGGCCTTGGTTTCCATGATATTTGGCTTTTGGGCGGCTCTGGGGTTGTTGAGTTTTACCAACCACAATCGTCGCCACTGGCGCATGATTCTTGAGATCCTGTGTTTGCTGCCGAATTTTCTGCCTCCGATTTTCATTCTTTTGGCCACCCTAAATGTTATTGATCCCTTTCCGATGGGAATTGCGGGGATCGTTATCATTCACACGATTATGAATTTCGGCCTGGTCGCCGTATTGTTGGCCGGGTTGATTGAAAATAAAGTGGGTGGTGTCGTTGAATTGGCTTATGTCGAAGGAGCCTCTCGCTCAACCTTCTTGTTCAAGGGACTTTTGCCAATGATTAAAAAAGATCTTTGGCTTTTGGCGCTGTTTATTTTTGTGGTGTGCTTTGGAAGCTTCTCAGTTCCTCTGATAGTCGGAGGCGGGAAGGGAACCACCGTAGAAGTTTTGATTTACGAAAAGATCCGCCTGTCCAGTGATTGGGGAGATGCCGTATTCTTAGCTTTCTTGCAATCGAGTTTTATTTTTCTGCTGTCCTATGTGGCGGGAAAAGGCAAAGGGACAAATCGGACTCGGGTGGCCAATCTAAATCTCATTCGAATGCCGACAGGGATGGCAATTATCATCGGCATCTCGCTTTTGTATTTGCTGGGTTATGTGCAGGGCTTTATCGCGGGTCTTGGAATGATTTCGACTTTCTATGATGTGCAGTCGGCAATCCTTTGGAACTTCCTCGGAAGTCTATTGGTGGGTTTGAGTGTGGGGGCTCTTTGTTATGGAGGCTTAATGCTGATTGCCTTCCTGTGGCCCAAACAGTGGTTTGAAAAGTTTTTGAATGGCTATGTTGCACCTTCGACGTCTTTGGCTTGCTTTGCGCTTTTAATTTTGGGACCGAATGAGGGTCTTTTTCCGTTTTTCAAAATCCCCATTGCCCTGACAATTTTAAGTCTGAATGGATTGTTCCGTATGGGCTGGGATGGAGAGCTTCATTCTTTGCAATCGCAAATGACTGTGGCTTACTCCATGGGGGCCTCTTCGAAGCAGATCTTTAAGGAAATTCTTTTTCCACAGTTGTCCGCCCGTGCCGGGATTCTTGCGGGAATCGCATCGATATGGGCTTGCGGCGATTTTGCCGTTTCAAGAATTCTAGCTCATCGTGATTTGAGCATCGCAATGATGACTGAGACCTTGATGTCGAGCTATCGCCTGAATCAGGCTACCGTGCTGAGTTTATTAATTGTTATTGCTGGTTTAATTTGTTTTGCCGCTTGTGTGGGGGGAAGTCGTGTCCTACGTCGAAAATTTGCGCCGTGA